Genomic segment of Triticum aestivum cultivar Chinese Spring chromosome 6A, IWGSC CS RefSeq v2.1, whole genome shotgun sequence:
AACACATGGCCCAAATGCCCACCGCAAGCTGCGCATGTGATCTCAACCCTCCTACCATCAGGGTCAGGCTGAACACAAGAGAACATGGTACCATTCAGTATGTTACCCAAACAAACAAAATAAAGGACCTGATGATAGAATCAAGTAAGTGAACGGCTGCTGAAGCATACCGTCCGGTGTATGGCTCCAGTAAGTCCTTCGAAGAAGGCCGGCCAGCCGCAGCCGGAGTCGAATTTGGTGGTGGACTTGTACAGGGGCGTTCCGCAGCCAACGCAGTTGTACGCCCCGTCACCATAGAACTTGTTGTACTCGCCTGTTCCCGGCAACCTGGATCGCAATGTGAGGTTAGTTTGATGGCATGTGCTCCAGCATGCTGGCACCATTTTCAGAAATTATTTTACACACCAGGTGACAAACAAAGGTTGTCATGTGGAACTTCAGAGTTTAGCTCCCTTTGGGCTAACTTTAGTTCAGTTTCTATAGGTTTTTGCAGCTTCTCTAGTTGTTTAGTCAGGCCACTGTGGGTGGTTTGTACATCTTGAGcatttttcggcattcttcttatATAGACATTGACGCCAATTTAGATGCATATTTGAGAAAATGACAGAATTTCAGACCCATAACAATGGATGGAATGTAACTGAAGTTTACTGTTTGAGAAACCACAATTGTGCGTAGGCTAAAAACAGTTTGATAAGGCTACTTAGGTATGGACTTGCACCAGTAATAATGCGTATGCACATTTATTACTCCCCTGATCTCTTCTCATAGAAGCTCTAAAGCAACTTAAGCTTTCAAATATACACAAATCCGAATCCTGATGCATAAATGTGGCGCTGCTGGTACACAGGTCAAATTTCTTCATATGGTTTCAGCTCTAAGAATTATCCCAATTAACACTGGCAGATTGATGTGAATGTTAATTGGTTCTATCGTGCAGAACATGCACAAACGGCATGGCTGAATGGAAGGGCTTCAGGAGGACGAAGATACCATTGAAGAGTATATTCCGCCTCAATAGAAGTGAAGCGAAAAACCTATGGCCTATACTGACTAGAGCCATGATCGATATATTTCAGTGATAAtaacataatactccctccgcccgaaaatacttgtcatcaaaatgaataaaaaaacatgtatctagaactaaaatacatctagatacatccccttttatccattttgatgacaagtatttccggacggagggagtactaacatTTACCTTCTTTTAGACTTCGCTCTCCAATTTTAAATCTTCCAGATTATACAATTAGATTTTGAATAACCTTTCTTTCTAAATTTTTGTTTTTTCTAGCTCTAAAGCAAAGTACTAACTAAATCATAACTCAGTTTCAAATTCTGAAGTTGCTAAACACATATTCAGCGTGGTAGTTTCTGAACAACTTGACACTACAGGGAACTGTCAACAAGAGTACAGGGCATCAGGCACGTCTgcagatttatttatttttgcaaatTTAGATGCATATCCTGAATAGGGTTATTATACTACATCTTTTTTTACTCTATACAATTATATATTCCTTCTTACTCCAAGTAGTGAGAAGTCAACCCAGACAGGTTGGCTTAACGCAAGTAGCCATAAACTGGCTGAGGTATTGCTAAGTGGGGATCCAATTGTTCAATTAGGGCTGGCATGATCCATCAATAAAAACAGAGGAACGGTGAGTAGCAAGCAGAGTCAACGGGCTCGAAACTCCAAGAATCCTCTTACCAATCGATGGCCAAGGCGCCAACATCAAAATCGGCCAAACACGCATGGCATACACTCGAGGAACAAACTGGCGGATCGAGAGATGGCAGAAAGTATATATACTGACTCGGTGCCCTTGAGGCGGAGGATGCGGAACTGCTCGGGGTTGAGGACGGCGCGCCACTCCTCCTCGCTCCTCGGCTTGCTGTCGCCGGACGCCATCGATCGCGCGCGCGGCGAACGCAGGGAACACGAAGCGGGCGGAGCGCCGACGAGGGAGACAGGGAGGGGAAGAGGATAGCGGAGACCTTTTGCGCGGTGGGGGCGACTGACCACGTTTTGATGCCTGCGGGTGGGAAGGGAAGCGCGGCGTCCATTTGGCACCCGATTCAATTCATGTGTTATTATCCTTATCCGGATCCGGTGCGCAGGTGCGTTGAACTTGGACGGGTTCTCGGCTCGCCCGCGTGAATCCTCCCTCAATCGTGCTCCCGGTGTTCGTAAATACCCCCTCCTAAATACTCCTATAAGCCTTTATAGAAGATTTTAATATAAACTAGATACAGAGCAAAACGGATGAATGTCACTTTAAAATTCGTCTATATACACCCGTATCTACTTCACATCAAAATCTCTGAAAATACATATTTAGAAACGGAGAGCATACATGAATCCAACATGAAACACTTTATATGCATATGTGAAACGGATAGGTAAGCGCCGTTTTGGCTCTCGGGCTCAGATGAGCCGAGAGTAAACAGTAAAGTTATTTAAAATACTAAATATACTTAAAAAAATCCAAATTTATTTGTGGTGAAAGATGCTTGAGCGATGATCTCCGTaccaaatttgatgatatttaaacATGCGAGGAGCTCgtgacaaaaaaaaaacaaaattcgggtCTGAGAGGAACTTTTGAGAGAACAACATTGTTCATGTCTGGATTTGTCTCTTTTGCCGTGCGCTCCTGAAATGTCCAAACATCACCAATTTTTGCACAAACATCACACACAGACACATCTTGCTTGCCAAAAAAATCATAATTGTTTTTCTATTTTAATCGTGTTACTGTTCACCAGGCTCATCTGAGCCTGCACACCGAATTGAATATTTGAACGGATAGTTGCAGCTTTAAATTATTCAAAATATAGAGGAAATTTGAGTGTCAACTAATTCTGGACAGAGGGGTATAATATAATTTCCTCTCTTGCATGTGACATCAAGATCAAACTCAATAATATAatactctcttcgttcctaaatataagcctttttaagATTTCAATATGGACAACATGCAAATCAAAATGAGTGCATCTAcgctctaaaatacgtctatatatatCCTAATGTCGTTCGTATTAAAATatataaaaagacttatatttagaaatagaGGGAGTAGTCGCTCTATTCCTGTCTGTTAGACATAAAACTCGACCCATTCCTCTTTCGTGTTGCATACCTCCACCCAACAAAAAGTGCTTGGGCACGTATGCCGCACAGCCACCTCCCCCCTCGTTTGGCATGTGCCCGCTCCTCATCCGCGACTCGACGATTGCATGTTGTGCTCCAACCGACTACTGTCATGTGCTCCTTTCAGACTAGTGAATAACAAATCGAGGAAGTGTCCGCTTGTATCCTTCTCTCCCGACGCATCGACGTCGAGGGACCACTTCCTAGCAAAGGGTTACCCCTCCGGGGGAGCAGTATGCATGGCCGCTCGTCGGTTGTGGCAACCCACGTCAGAAGCACCACACCTCTCCCCGGCAATGTCCTGCAAATGCATATGGTATAATTATAGCCTTTTCAAAATAAGAGTATCAATCACACTGGGTGATTCAATGCGATGAACCGGATCCTGATAAGGACATGAATTTCCGTGCTTTATGTGTCAATGCCTGGATCAATTGCTAGCACACACAATACATGATGAAATACCAGGAAATATCACATGTCATAATATTACATCACATATCCAGTCTCTTTTACGTTACATGCCTACTTAGCTCAAGGCTAGTTTGTAATGTCATGTAGCGGAAATACAATATTACCTTGTGGCGTCATGCACTCACACACAAAAGTTGAGTATAACATCGTAACCCTAAATCATAATCCTTACTTGTCCTACACAAgtcctgcaacatgatatgttgcaaccCAAAGGTCAATAAATTGAATGTATTGGTATGTCACACCTAATAACAACATATCATTCATTATAAACAATATATGGTAAACGGTGAGTTTTTGTTCTATTTTGCAGCAAACTGTTTTCATCTAAATCTACTTCCAAGACAAGTCTCGATCGTCTAAATTGACCAAAGACTAAGATGTTCCATTTCCCATGTCTATTCACCCATGAAAACCCTCGGATTTCCTAGATTGAGATGATCAAATGTTATATATGTTTCAAGTGTGCTTAATCAATGATGCAACAATGGGGACTCCAGAGGGCATCAATCATCGACACATATCACTTGAAATAAAAAAGTCCCGACAAATACAAGTGCTGACAATCAAGCATCGATGCATTCAATTGAGACTCCAAAGTGTATCAATCTGACGAAGCTTTCACTTGAGAAAAAAATCTTGAAGCCTATAGTTATAACGTAGACTCACCACTTTCTTGAATCACTCCGAAAACCAATCTTGTATCCCGTAGCAAAGCAGGGCAAATAATCACACAATTTAATGATGCCCAAGTGGCAACAAGGATCATGAAAATCATACTAAACATGTAGCTATCCTATACCAGGTTCAACATATCATTGCAACATAGTGAAATATGGGGAAAGCATTATCACAAATGCAACTTGACTGGAAatttaaacacacacacacacacacacacacacacacacacacacacacacacacacagagagagagagagagagagaatccaaGCAATTGATGAAGTACTTTACTCTCACGATTTTTGGCAAAGCTACACTTCCCTCTCCAAACAATCTATCATAAAAACGAAATCACATAAACAACCATTCCATACCATTCAAATCAACCAACAATAACATAACTAAGTTGGGTGTATAGTGTAGGTGCAAATGAATCAATCTCATTTGGTGTTTGTGTTATGGTTTAAGTTCAACTAAAGTTTaattgaaattgaaatttaatatttaaATTTAATTTGATTCCAAAATTGAACTTCTTATTTAAATTTGGTTCCAATTTGATAAATTTTAATTGGTTTAAATGATTCaaatttgttttatttggattctCACATTTGAATTCATATTCAAGGGTTGAGTTGAATTTCAACTTGATTTAAAGTTATGGTTCAAACTTAGTTTGAATTCAATTTGTATTAGCATTTGAAATTTCAAAAGTTGAGTTTAGCTTCAAATGGATTAAGATTTGATCAATGTTGACTTGTGAAGTCATTCGCAAGAAGTCTCAGTTGATAAGTGTGAATGTGGACGTGTGGTTTGGATTTTATGTTGAAattaagtttgaatttgaattcaaataagtttaaatttcTTAAATCAAATTTGGGTCAAACTAGTTATAAAATGTGTTTTGAACTTTTGGAACACAAAGCAAAAAATAATCATTTAATTTTAGATTCCTAAATCAAAAGTTATAATCAACTTAAATATCAATTTGAATTTGATTCTAAAACCTCTGCCATAGCATCACTTTTCACTTGCTTCTtcagttttatttgaatttagattTAGTTTGTTCCATTTTTTATTTTAGTGAGCCCATTTAATAGTTTAAGTTATGAGGaccattttgcaaaaagtttcaccCATTTGGGTTTGTAGTTTTCAATAGGTTCAAttaaagtttgaattcaaatttgaataaattGAATTTATAAAGGTTGAAATTTGTGAAACTATATTTCTACTCATTGCTACTGATCAATGTGAACATACTGCAAAAGGTTTCACTCAAATTGGATTCATAATTTACAAATTAGTGCCTATTGAAGGTTTTAATTCAATTTGAATAGATACATATTTTAAATGTGGAAAATTGTATGTAATTGGTATTGGTGAATACTGAACTCCATGAGGTTTGATATGTAAAAAGAATCACCTCAATAGGAGTTGTGGATAAAAAGTTATGAGATTTCTAAGAGAAGGGGCTAATCTGCAAAAGTGTCAGGGttccttgttttatttattttaaatccaaTAATTGTTTCGGAAGGGAGTGAATGTCAGCCTTCAGATTTAATGAGCCTCGGAGAGTCTGGATTAGTGGGCAACATGGCATGTCCTGATGAATCCTGATTGGACTGTACGGCTTCAACCACCTATCGACGCCCTATTGGCTCGTACAAATTCGACCAGTTTCTAATCCTGGTCGTCCATGCGTGATCGAACGACTAAGGCAGTGAAAGCTCACCGGGCGGCGTGACTTATCCGGAGACGATGTGGGTGGTGGTGATGGCGCtcgagatgaaggaaatatgccctagaggcaataataaagttgttatttatatttccttatatcatgataaatgtttattattcatgctagaattatattaaccggaaacttagtacatgtgtgaatacatagacaaacaaagtgtcactagtatgcctctacttgtcgagctcgttaatcaaagatggttaagtttcccagccatggacaagagttgtcatttgatgaacgggatcacatcattagaaaatgatgtgattgacttgacccatctgttagcttagcactatgatcgtttagtttattgctattgctttctccataacttctacatgttcctatgactatgagattatgcaactcccgaatactggaggaacacttagtgtgctatcaaacgccacaaacgtaactgggtgattataaagatgctctacaggtgtctccgatggtgtttgttgagttggcatagatcgagattaggatttgtcactcaaattgtcggagaggtatctctgggccctctcggtaatgcacatcactataagccttgcaagcaatgtgactaatgagttagttacgagatgatgcattacagaacgagtaaagagacctggcggtaacgagattgaactaggtattgagataccgacgatcgaatctcgggcaagtaacataccgatgacaaagggaatgacgtatgttgttatgcggtttgaccgataaagatctttgtagaatatgtaggaaccaatatgagcatctagtttccgctattggttattgaccagaagtgagttctcgaacctgtagggtccgcacgcttaacgtttgatgacaatcgatattatgagtttatgtgttttgatgtaccgagggtagttcggagtcccagatgtgatcacggacatgacgaggagtctcgaaatggtcgagacataaagattgatatattggacgactatattcggacaccgaaaatgtttcggagaagtttcagataaaactggagtgccggagggttaccggaaccccccaggggaactaatgggcctcatgggacttagtggagagagagaggggcggctagggcaggccgcgcgccccctcccccttgggtcggaattggacaagggaagggggggcgcccccctttccttctccctctctccctctccttccttccccctctcttccttgttggtaacctactaggaataggattcctattcctagtaggaatcctacttggggcgcgcccctatagggccggccggcctcccccttgctcctcactactgcaggatggtccaaatgcgacagtcgaatcagagacccttcgacgaaactgtgtgcgatgccataagcacaaacggtggtgtaaaaaaaccagtcaaaaaaggtgcaaaacgtctgcaatgacagatgcatcaaacacggttcagaatttagttgcgtgtgcgatgcagggcatacggttcagctcaatgaactatttgtgatgaggaggcacaaaagaaacgggcaaccagatgaaggcatgtgcgatatacaacatacggttcacagggatgaactgtgtgtgattaggcaacacaagaaatggttcaactgaacaaaatgtgtgtgatatgtggcaaacaggtccgtaatctgaaatgtgtgcgaagaccaataataacatagatgattgctgctaataagccatgtgaattgctctgtctacagtagaataacatgtgtctttatatatatattgttggggaacgtagcagaaattcaaaattttcctacgtgtcaccaagatctatctatggagaaaccagctacgagtagaaggagagtgcatctacatacccttgtagatcgctaagcggaagcgttcaagtgaacagggttgatgaagtcgtactcgtcgtgattcaaatcaccgatgatcaagtgccgaacggacggcacctccgcgttcaacacacgtacagcccggtgacgtctcccacgccttgatccagcaaggagagagggagaggttgaggaagaatccatccaacagcagcacaacggcgtggtggtggtggaggagcgtggcaatccagcagggcttcgccaagcaccacgggagaggaggaggaggagaggcagggctacACCAA
This window contains:
- the LOC123128577 gene encoding peptide methionine sulfoxide reductase B5; this translates as MASGDSKPRSEEEWRAVLNPEQFRILRLKGTELPGTGEYNKFYGDGAYNCVGCGTPLYKSTTKFDSGCGWPAFFEGLTGAIHRTPDPDGRRVEITCAACGGHLGHVFKGEGFKTPTDERHCVNSVSIKFTPASS